One region of Oreochromis aureus strain Israel breed Guangdong linkage group 19, ZZ_aureus, whole genome shotgun sequence genomic DNA includes:
- the LOC120434947 gene encoding gametogenetin-like, whose protein sequence is MEVLPEEFVVGPARPPRIVLLNPEVIVSVYFDQQRLPHSDGLPGPPRRVRSQVLAFPWLPSRTWLGSHDPHASNHRQARIPFLSRLSLLRHGQTGHHFPHVGFIHRFWTPTPATTARPGSPSCAGYPQPDLQPPPGALAATTTPATGRPGRHDHPRHRAPWPPRPPPPPGALAATTTPPPGALAATTTPATTTPATTTPATTTPATTTPAVATPSTAVWPFLTQSVCILFLGFILSINYSIY, encoded by the exons ATGGAGGTGCTGCCCGAGGAGTTCGTCGTCGGCCCAGCACGGCCCCCACGGATAGTTCTCCTTAATCCGGAGGTTATCGTAAGCGTTTATTTTG ACCAGCAACGACTGCCGCACTCTGACGGGCTGCCAGGACCCCCACGTCGGGTTCGTTCACAGGTTTTGGCGTTTCCTTGGCTGCCGAGCCGCACGTGGCTCGGCAGCCACGACCCCCACGCCAGCAACCACCGCCAGGCCCGGATCCCCTTCTTGAGCAGGTTATc cctacTCCGGCACGGCCAGACCGGCCACCACTTCCCCCACGTCGGCTTCATTCACAGGTTTTGGACCCCCACGCCAGCAACCACCGCCAGGCCCGGATCCCCTTCTTGTGCAGGTTATc CACAGCCGGACCTGCAGCCGCCACCGGGCGCCCTGGCCGCCACGACCACCCCCGCCACCGGGCGCCCTGGCCGCCACGACCACCCCCGCCACCGGGCGCCCTGGCCGCCACGACCACCCCCGCCACCGGGCGCCCTGGCCGCCACGACCACCCCGCCACCGGGCGCCCTGGCCGCCACGACCACCCCCGCCACGACCACCCCCGCCACGACCACCCCCGCCACGACCACCCCCGCCACGACCACCCCCGCGGTCGCCACTCCCTCGAcagcagtctggccatttttAACACAATCAGTTTGCATCCTTTTTCTTGGTTTTATTCTGTCAATAAACTATtcaatttattaa